The genomic segment GGCCTTAAGTTCTTTATTGGTAGTGGCATTCATGGCTTTGATATAATATTCTTCTGCCTTTGAGCAATCAAATATGTTTTTATTGTTATTTATAATATCTTTTTCTGAATCCCAATAAAAATACATTAAGCCCACATCAAAGGTGCCATTGATATACATATTTCTGCAATTTCCGAAATAAGTCATATTGTAATACCCATTGGCCAGCTTAAAATAAATATCAAATGCATTAACAGGGTTGGATTTGACTTTTTGCTCCAGATCAATCATTTCATTGATAAATTTGAGGTTGTCATATGAACCATCATATTCTGCCTGATCGCAATCCCTGCAATCCTTAAGTCTTATTGTAAATGGATCAGATTCCAGATATTTTGAACCTGCCATTGTGAATTTCTTTTTAGCCTCTTCAAAGTTATAATCCTTGTAAAGTATGTTTACTCCCTGCATGTCATAAAGGACATTTACATTATGTCCATATGTTTTTTGAACAAGGCTGTCGAAAGGTGTTTTGACAGCCTTGTTAAGGTAGGAAATCATCTTTTCCAAAAAATCATTATCTCTTAGATATTCTGAAGTTCTCGATTGGTCCAAGCTATATGAGACCACCTTGTTTCCCCATAAATCATAGATCTCAGCCATCCGCCGTATAGCCCAATAATATGCGTTGGAACTGCGAAGTCTTTCATTATTGGTTTGAGCATTTCTTAACCAGTTTAATTCTCGTGTTATATTTTCTTCATTCTTGTCGTTAGGGGTATATGTTTGGATTTTTGAAATAATACGAATAACACCGATCTGGTCCATAGCCATCTGATCATCGCTCTTAATTTGACCGGATGCTGTTTTTAGAAATGAGTCACCTTTTTTAGTATCTCCTTCAAGTATGTTAAGGTAAGCGGCAGATATGTTCCAAAGCCATGGTTTGGATGTATTGCCTACGTTAGCAAGATCGGTAACAAATTTGATTAGATCCTTGTCCATTTTGGATGCCACGATTTTGTAGCCTGTAGAATCAAGGGAGTAGATAGAGGTAGGTAAAATTTTTTCTTCTTCGATGTTGATTGCCCTTGCCAAAAGTAGCTCCAGCAAGTCAGACTTCGGATCAAGATTATAAATCATCTTCATGGCTCTTAAAGCGTCTTGCTTAATACCAAGTAAGTGCCAGAGAGCGGCAGCTTGTCTTTTATTTTTAGCAAGGGCCAGGGAGCCTTTCCAGTCTGATTCATCGGTTGGCATGAAACTCATAAAGGCGGTTTCCTTTATCGGATCCCATTGGTCATATGCAACGGAATATAGATAGTTGGCATCGGCAGGGCGATCAAGTTTTCTGTATGCACCTGCTGCATAGCACATGGACCTGTACTTCATACTCGGATTAACAATAAAGGAGTCTTTATGGTCTTCAAAGTAAAGAGCGCATTCGCCAAAATCCGAATTGAAAAAGTGAAGTCTTGTTATCTGGAAGAAATAGCGTTCCTTTACAAACTGGTTCTTTACTTGTTTGGCTTGCTTTACACCTCCGGCAATTAATGTTTCCAGTTTTTTCTTATCGTGTTCAGGCTCTTCGTCATCGCTGTACCAGGTTATCACTTTTGTACAGTATTCTGTGCATCTTTTTGCGAAGCCAAGATAATAGAGGAATTCTTTCACCTTATTTTTATCAGCAACACTTGTAATGGAATTGGCTTTTAATTTTTTAGAAATAGGGAAGTCAGATTTCTTAGTATAAAAAATAAGTGTGTCAATGGCTCCAAGTTTTGCACTGTATAACAGAAAATGCAAGTCTTTATCTTGCACTTGCTGCCCAAGAAATGTTTTCCATTCCTCAATATTTATAGTGTCAAATTGTTGTATGTAATCCACTTTATGATAGCCACCATAGCCATCATACATAGGATTCATGCTTCTGAAGAAGGAATGATATTTTTTGTTTTCAATGACTTCCGGGGCAAAGAAGCTATCCGTAATTTCCCAAAAATCTCCACCGGCGCAACCTGCCAGATAACGGTGATTAATAGCGATAAGCGCAATTATGCTAATTGAAATAATTGAAAATTTCTTCCAGTTGTTCAATATCATGGTCTGTAAAGTTTTTAGAATCAAGATCAAAAAGTGAGACAGAAGCTGGAGTTGTACTTAAATGGTGAGAGAGCATCTTTGCTGCGGCTTCCAGGTCTTCGCCAGAAACTCTTTCCATTCTGAAAACATCTCCTTCTTTAATGTATTTATTTTGATAATAAAATGATTTTTCTGCTGCCAGGATTTTATCTTTATTCATCCTGAAGTTGTCAGATATAGTGAAGTCAGGCAGCGTTTCTTTGCTTAGCAAATCAATAATTTTACCATCTCTGATTTGCAAAGCCCATTCGAATATGGGCAATGTAGAATCCAGAGGAAGAGGATATTTCCTGGTATATGCAACATATGATTCAGCATCTTTTTTATTCCAGATACTGTTTCTGCTGGCTGAAGGCTTAAGCTGTCCCATATTATAAAACATAAGCATGCCTCGGTCTGCCGGGGGCACTCCTGTAATATTTCTGTATTTAACCTGATGGAGACGTATGGTAGCAGAAAGAATGCAGGAAAGAGGAAGCTTACTTTTTATCAGTCTTAAAAGATTAAAATATTTGTCACGGGTTTTGTCTGACCAGTCACAGTCTATCTGGAGCTCAGTAAAATTGACATTATTTCTTTTAGCAAAAACCTTAACACTAGTAGTAATATTGTCAGCAAGAATTTCAAGGGTATGTGGCTGAATATGTGATAAGGTTCTATTAGTTAAGTATACAACCGGTACAATTTGTAGGGAACCAGGTATTGAGTCTTTGAGAATCACATGGCCTTTAGGCTCAGGCTTGTCAGTCCAATCGACATCAAAAAAGCGAAGGTAGATTTTTTTTATGCCAAGCGTGTTGATGGCTTCTTTTTCTTTTCCATTTAGACTGAATATACTTTTCCAATAGTAAAATGAACGTATGGTTCCTGCATCATTTTTTCTATCAGAACAGGATAGCGTTGTTAAAGATAGCAGTACTAAAATAAAAAATCTGAGCATGATTAAATTCAAGTTTATAAAAGTATAAAGAATAAGGAAAAGCAAAAAAAATCTTTTCTAAATTGAGCATCAGTTAGATAAAAATTTTGTGATTTCTGGATGAAGCTTTCTTAATATAATGAACGTCGGAATAAGTTCTTGTATTCCAATGGCTCCTTGGATATAAGATTGAGATTTTAAAAGAGGTTATTGTCCTAAAGAATCACCTATAGAAGAGATGCTGAAATGAATTTTTGATATTCTCAGATTGTTCTAAAAAAAGTTTTGTGAAAATAATTTAGGAAAAAGTAATATTTGTGAAAAAGTTAAAAGACTGGAAGCTTTCAGTTCTTTTTGCTAGTTTCAATACTTTAATCAAAAAAGATAATGACAGAAGAAAACAAACCATGCCCTCAATGCAAATCACCTTATGGGTATTTAAGCGGATCATTGATGATGTGCCCGGAATGTGGGCACGAGTGGGATCCTAATGAAGTAGAAGAAACAGGACTTGTAGTAAAGGATGCGAATGGAAATATTCTGAAAGATGGTGATTCTGTAGTGGTAGTCAAAAATTTACCGGTAAAAGGATCTCCACAGCCCGTAAAAGCAGGTACAAAAGTGAAAAACATTAAGTTAGTGGAGGGAGATCACAATATAGATTGCAAAATCGATGGATTTGGCTCTATGGCTTTAAAATCTGAATTTGTAAAGAAGGCTTAGATATCCTAACCCTTTTGGTGGTTCAGGTCATAGCGATACGTTAAAAATCCCGGAATTTAAACCGGGATTTTTTATTAAGTATTTTTTCTTTTCTGACTGACTTTATTATCCGTTCACTTTGACACAAATAAAGATAGTTTTACGTCTGAAAGTTTTTGATTTTTATTCCATTATCAGATTAGTGAATGCTAGAAAGCAGGATAATCTCTTCTGAATTACAGTTTTTTGTTACACTCATGATATGATTTTTCTGACAGACTTAAAATAATTTAATCTATTATCCGTCTGTCACAACACAGTATATATATCCTGATTTACGATTGCTTTTGCAGAATTCTTTTTGGTAAAGTAACCGAAGCGGGTTTTCAGAGTTAAGTTATCAGAACTTATTGGTAAACATTTAATTGAAAATTACAACTATGAAAGTAATTATAACTGGAGCCACAGGTATGGTAGGAGAGGGTGTCCTGCTGGAATGTCTCGAAAATCCTGAAGTAATAAAGGTATTAATGATCAATCGAAGGTCTTCACCTATCAAACATCCAAAGCTTGAAGAACTCATCGTTCCTGATTTTATGAAGCTTGAAAATTATAAGGAGAGCCTGGTGGGGTATGATCGCTGCTTTTATTGTGCAGGAGTAAGTTCCATTGGAATGAGTGAAGAAAAATATACCTACATCACTTATGACACAACAATACATTTTGCCGGAGTGCTGGCAAGCGTAAATCCAAGTCTGGTCTTTACTTTTGTTTCCGGAAGTCATACAGATAGCACAGAGAAGGGAAAGTTGATGTGGGCTCGTGTGAAAGGGAAAACGGAAAACGCATTAATGAGACTTCCATTCAAGG from the Sporocytophaga myxococcoides genome contains:
- a CDS encoding zinc ribbon domain-containing protein YjdM, translating into MTEENKPCPQCKSPYGYLSGSLMMCPECGHEWDPNEVEETGLVVKDANGNILKDGDSVVVVKNLPVKGSPQPVKAGTKVKNIKLVEGDHNIDCKIDGFGSMALKSEFVKKA
- a CDS encoding NAD-dependent epimerase/dehydratase family protein gives rise to the protein MKVIITGATGMVGEGVLLECLENPEVIKVLMINRRSSPIKHPKLEELIVPDFMKLENYKESLVGYDRCFYCAGVSSIGMSEEKYTYITYDTTIHFAGVLASVNPSLVFTFVSGSHTDSTEKGKLMWARVKGKTENALMRLPFKAVYNFRPGFMKPFKGQKNVKSIFKIIIPIIPIFFPKASLTMKQVGKAMINAVKKGYSKHILEIRDIKQLAEI